GGTGAAGAAGTGGTGAGAACTTCAAACCCCGGCGGTTGGCACATATATACTACTTCATTGAGATTGCCATGAAGAAAAAGCATTGTTTACATCGATTTGAGTGATATGCCAGCCATGAAAGACTGCAAGGGTGAGAAGCAATCTGATAGTTGTTGGTTTGACCACAGGACTAAAGGTTTCAGTGTAATCAAGGCCAGGAGTTTGAGAATAACCTTTGGCGACAAGTCTTGCTTTGTGGCGAGAAACCGAGCCATCtggatttgtttttgttttaaacaCCCATTTGCAGCCTATTATGGGAGTATTAGGGGGGGTTTTAACAAGAGACCATGTGTGGTTTTGTAGGAGAGCCTAATATTCAGACTCCATAGCTTTGCGCCATTCAGGATGAGAGCAAGCTTCATGAAATGTAGAGGGTTCCCAAGGTAGAGAGCTGTCTGTTAAATAGATCTTTGGTTTGGAAATACCAGCCTTGGAACGAGTAGTCATGGAATGGAAATTCCTATAAGAGTGGCCAGAGCTTGTCAAGTTGATGGGTATAGGGGCAGTGGGTGATAAGTCGGGGACAATGGTGGTAGAGGATGGAGAAGATTGTGGACTCATAGAAACAGTAGTGGATGGTAGGGAATTGGAGAAAGAAGGAGATAGATCTGAGGATAGAGGAGCCGAGATTTGGGGAAGAAATAAACTAGAAGTAGATTGAGATTGTAGTGTAAAGATTGAAGAGTTATTGTGCTGAGAGAGGGGGAAGTTATGTTCGTCAAATTTTACATGGCGAGAAATGTATAATATGCCATCAAAGCTCAAACATTTATATCCCTTATGTTTGGCACTATATCCAAGGAATGTGCAGGGGGTGGATCGAAGAGCAagtttatgtttgttgtaatctCTAAGACATGGGATGCACAAGCATCCAAAGTTTTGAGAAAGGATAAATCTGGAAGTTTATTATAGAGCTTATGAAGAGGGATATCGTTATCAAGAACAGAAGTTGGAAGGCGATTAATGAGGTAAACCGCAGTGAGAAAAGCATCATCCCAAAATGTCAAAGGCATGGATGCATGTGCAAGAAGAGATAACCCTACTTCAGCAATGTGTCTGTGTTTACGTTCAACAACACCGTTTTGCTGTGACGTGTGAGGACAAGAAAACCGATGATTAATACCATGGGTTTGAAGAAAAGATGTTAAAGCTTGAAACTCCCCTCCTCAATCGGCTTGAATGGCTTTGATTTTTCTATCAAGTTGAGTTTCAACATATGTTTTGAAGTGCAAAAAGGCTTTGGTGACTTCGGATTTATATATTAGAAAGTATATCCATGTAAATCTACTAAAAGCATCAACAAAACTAACATAGAACTTGAAGCCATTCCTAGAGACAGTGTGTGCATGCCCCCAAACATCAGAATAAACAAGTTCAAGAGGTGTTGAAAATTTGGTGTGTGATCTGGGAAAAGGGAGATGATGGCTTTTACCAAGAGCACACGCTGAACAAAATGTAAGTACTTCATTTCTGGGAATAGAAACAGTACaacgtaataaaacttgttTCATAGCAGGTAAAGAAGGATGGCCTAGTCTAGAATGCCATTGGCTTAACATGCTATTAGACACTTTGATTGAATGCTGTAAAAGAGTAGGGGATTCTGCAGATGAGAGATTTGTACTGAGGCAGGCTGTTGGAGAGGACAGGGCAGGAAGAGGCATGCCAAGGTCGAACCTATATAGTCCATCATGTAAAGTTCCTCGAAGAAGAACCGTCTGCGTTGCTAGGTCCTTCACAAGACAAAAACGTGGATGAAATTCAAAGAAGACACAATTATCATGGGCAAATTTGCTAACACTGAGGCTGCGTTTGGTTTGgaggataaaataaactaatgattagtaagtaaatgataaagaaaatgattgttGTAGTAATGTAATATATGGtgttatgtttggtatgatttttaagtgtaggataattttgaatttttttatgaaaggaCAGAATTTccctttcttctttttttttcttcttccactCCAGCGGCGGCGGCGACGGCGACGGCGACGGCGACGTTCCGGCAACGTCGGTGCAGCCAGCAATCAACGGCGTCGACGGCTGCCGGCCGACCGGAAGTTATCGGTCGGCATCGGCCGGCGGCGACGGGCGTCGACGGCTGCCGGCCGACCGGAAGTTATCGGTCGGCATCGGCCGGCGGCGACGGTCGGTGGTCCGGCGTCGGCTGGTTCACGGCGGCTGCCGACGGCGATCGGTCGGCATTCGGCGGCGGTTGTCGGCCTGAGGCGCCGGCGGCGGCGGTCGGTGGTCGGTGGCAGTGGTTGTGgcgggaagtggtggtgagtttggatataggagaagggtaaaattggaaaaatagaaaggattaagagttggataaataatcctagggggtgaggaactattattttaacctacctaatataacctaatcattcatagggggtattgacttggttaaataatcacgcGTACCAAACGAGGGATAATgtgggttaaaaaaaataaacccacCTTATCACCCCTACCAAACACTCCCTGAGAAGATTTTTAGTAATATAAGGGACACGAAGTAGATTTTTCAGTAGAAATGGGTGTGAGGGAAAAGGTGATCGAAATTTAGAGTGTCCAATATGTAAGATCGACAAACCTGCACCATTCTCCATTTGGACTTTACCATTACCAGAATACTCTGTCCCAAGGGTGAGATTTCCAAGCTCGTTTGTAACATGATGCGAGGCACCCGAATCAGGGTACCACCAGTCTTCAGTTGCTGATTCAGAGGAGGCAGTGGCAATAGCAGCGGCTGGTGAATTTGACAGAGAGGACCTATTGAAGTTTTGAGTTGGTTGTCGAGATTTTGGAACAAAACTTTTTCAAAGCGATAGTAGCATATTTTAGCAACATGCCCTGGTATTCCACAAATTTGACATATTGGACGACCATTGTTGTTATGCCACCCTCGTCGACCCCCTCTGGAGTTTCTGCCACGGCCACGTCCTCGAGAGCTTTGAAAAGGTTGTTGGGTTTCAATCTTCTTTTGATGAAGTAGCTGCATTGGTGAAATTTGATGTGTTGTTAGCATTGAGATTGTAAGCATCAAGTCGTCCTTCATGAGATAACAAGAGTGCGCCAACTTCTGGTAGAGATAAGGTGTCTACTCTTGAGGTGACGTGCACTACTACTGAATCATACTCCATGCCTACACCACCAAGGACGTAATGTATCTGATCCTCGTATGTAACGGGATGGCCACACGCAGCTAAGAGATCCATGTATCCTTTCATCTTACTAAGATAATCTTTCATGCTTAGTGTGCCTTTTTTCAGTGTTTGAAGTTGTAATTTGTACTGCATAACACGAGCTTTTGATCTAGTTGCAAAGAATCGCGAGACTCGAGTCCATAGTTGGGACGAGGTGATGCAACCAATCATTTGAGCTTGCACGGCTTCGGTCATGGAAGCTAGCAGAAACAAGAATAGGAGTTGGTCCTGGCGACACCAAGAAATAAAAAGAGGATTGATGGTATCATCTGACCCATCTTCGGTGATGATGTTGGTAGGAACATGGGGATTTTCAAGAATGAATATCTCAAGTCCCAATCCTCGAATACCGGCGAGAATCTGAAGCTGCCATAGGAAGAAATTATCATCTCCTAGTTTCACCTAATTGATTTGATTGGCAGGGTTGATGATAATGGGATTTTGATTCGCGGAAGCAGCTGTGATATTATTCATGGAGGTAATATGGGATGTGGCGTCTGCCATTGAAGAGGCTCTTGATACCAAGTTAAGAAAAAGCAATTAAGAGAAAAGTATTGATTCTCAGGAGAAAAGAATTCATTCTTAATTAATTTCACGAATCACGTTTACAGTACTTATGTATACAACAGTGTCACTAAGATTTTGACACTTGTAAATGAATCTTATAGTTTGTTACAACAAATTAACCAATTCTTTTGTTCTGGAATGATCTTTCGACCGTGTAGTTTATTGGATTGGATCTATAGCTATTGCATGAGCTTGCTATCTTTGAGTTAATGGGCTCATCAATTGTTTTGGGCTTTGTTATTGTAGATCCTTTATCTTACATCTGCTTCTCAACAATCCGAAACTTTTCCGACAACAAAACTCGGGCCTCATTTACCTTCCTCGTATATAAAAGTTTATCCATTTATGTTTAGTTTCATAGTTTGTCCGTAACGCTTTCATGATTTTTAGAATCTTGGTAATTGACCGGGAGGGTAGCCCTTGCACCAGATAAGTTTGCTACATGTGTCATTtgacaaataaatatttaactGTTGAAAACAAGTCTGATAGAATGACATCTTTGAATTGCTCGGTGTGGGTTATACGGCCAATCATGGTAAGTACCTTGGGCTCCCTTCTCTTATTGGGCGTAGAAAATCAGTTGTTTTTGCGTTTATTAAGGACAAAGCTTGGAGTAAGTTGAGTGGGTGGAGACAAACTTTTATCTAGAGCGGGTAAAGAAGTCCTCCTAAAATCTGTGGTGTAAGCTCTTCCAACTTATGTCATGAGTCTTTCTGTTCTTCCTAACCTATCGTGTGAAGAGTTGGAACTTACGATGAATTCTGGTGGGGTAAATCGGATAACAATGAAGGTGGCATTATATGGAAAAATTGGCATAAACTCTGTAAGCGGAAAAATGAAGGAGGGATGAGTTTTAAGAAGATTCAAGAATAAAACAAGGCTCTCCTAGCCAAACAAGGCTGGAAACTACTAAAGGATCCATATGCGTTGGTTTCTCGGATTATGAAAGCTCGTTACTTtcccgaaaataattttttggacTCTCAGATGGTGGCCTAATCCGAGTTTTTTTGGAGTTGTATTATGGTAATTCAGGGGATGATTCGACAAGGTGTGAGAGAAAGAATTGGCTCAGGAAATCGAGTGAGGATTTGGGAAGATCCTTGGCTGCCTGATATTCTATCTATTATGCTGAGCCAAACTGAAAGTGAAGACAGATCGACGTGGGCTGACGAAAAGAGAGGAATTTACACGGTCAAAAGCGGGTGTAAGATGTAAGAAAAGTGACCCATATTATCTACAACTTTTGACAAAATATACGTACGACGCCTCAAATTTAGAAAATTGGGACGCACATGCGCTTGTTCTTTTGACAATAAGGCTACCGCAATCACTCATTGATGGTATGAAAGGCCTATATATACCGGTGATTGAGGACCTTAAACACACAACTCATAGGAacaaaatacatcattacagaGAGTGTTGGAGTGCTTAAAATGCTTCCATACGAGAAAAACAGAAAACTTACAAAATTATTTGATGGCTGGAGTTAACGCTCGATCCGCTTCCGCATattgtttatcatgtttataaaTGTGCTAGAAACatgaattttgagaaaaatcctAGTATAAGATGCTCATGAGAGGGAATGAACAGGAGTTAAATTCGTGCAGCATAAACGGGAAAATGGTGTGGAGTTTGGGAGTTCCAACGAAAATCCGTAATTTCATTTGGAGGCATGTTTACCAACTATAAAAGCTTTAAGGATTCGCAAAGTGGTGTTAGAAAGCTGCCCTATTTGCCATAACGAACCAGAAGATGATCTTCATGTGCTGATTTTGTGTCCATTCGCAAGAAATGTGTGGTGTCTTACATCTTTTGGCAGCCATTTTTTGCCTATGCGGTCTATAATGGAATGGTGGAACAATCTTGTCACAAATAACGATTTACGTGAGATGGAGTTAATTGCAATGGTTTTATGGAACATTTGGCAAAATATAAATGATGTGGTTTGCAATGGAGAGTGCAAACCAATGTTGTTGGTTTTCCTATATGCTTTGAATCTCCTTTCACAGTGGCAGGCGGCCAAAACACATATGTGTGACATCGTAATACCACAAGGCAGATTGCAACGGGAAATTGGCAGAAACCTGCGGAAAACCGTAATTGTAATGTAGATGCAGCTGTGTTCCCAAATTCTTCTCTTATAGACTACGGTTGTATTCTCAGACTCCCATGGAATCGTGATTAATTCAACTCATGGTACTCTACTTGGAAGTTTTTCACCGACAGATGCAGAAGCCATGGCAATACGAGAAGCTCTTAGTTGGCTGATAAATCTGAACATCTCGCAAGTTATGGTCGAAGCTGATGCTCTTCTTGTTATGGAAGCATTGCAAAAGCCAGAATCGGATGCTTCAAATATTTTTGCCAATCAATTCGCGAATCAGGTTGTCCATGCTCAAGAGCATAGGGAGACTTCTATGGCCGGTCTAGTAGGTAGAAACTCTCTCCTCCTACTTTGGTTTCTTAAGTTGTACTTCCTGATTTTGTTTAATGAAATACCAATGCTACTTTTTTCAAAAAAAGCCTAATAGAAGATTTTGCACGAACTTAAGGTTTATATTAAAATGAAAGAAACATAGATTGAATGCTGAAGAGAGGTTTTTTATGGAGGAAAGAAAATCATTGTTCCAAGAACATGCTATTTTGTACTTAAAGTAGGATAAAATTAAGATACTTGAATTTATCACAATTCGAATTTTATCCGACGCTGCGAATTACATAGAAGGgtaatttaattaacatatcACGCCACGAAAATAAAGAGAAGAATAGAATGATGAACAACGTAGAAAAGTTCATATATATTCGGtattgtatatatttttatttgaaacaagaggtggtttatttaaattatacaaTCAAAGAATAGATTCTATTTTAGGTATCCCCCAACTCTCAAGTCTTGTATCTCCTTCACTCCTGTCTAATAATGTCCCATTAACTCTATGCAATACAGCGTTCTAAAGCCACTGAAATTTGAATCTCAGCTCACTTGCTCCCCAATTAAATCCAAGCCCATGACAAGAAAAGACAGCCCCTGGAACAGCAAGTAGTAGAAATGAACCCCGTGAGCAGATAACAGGCTTCTTGTGGCAGCAGTGAGCAGAAGAAAGGCGAGTGCGAGTTCTTTTCTGTAAATTCTGTTCTTTTTGGGAGCAGGGGCACTCTTTTGATCCTTCTGCTCATTGTATTTCTCGAGCATTTCGATCCCGGATTCAGAAAGCTTCCTCTGAAGCTTTTCTTCATGTAAGGTTTTCGTCTCCATTTCGGCCAAGGAGAGCAAGTCTGATTCTGATGCGCGCCCGGTTTTCTTTGTCACGACCCATTCGTATGCGCTTCCGAGTTGAAATAGTCCGGATACCATAGCGTTGAATTTCGTGACTGACATCGTATTTTCGAAGAGCAGATATGGGATTATAAAGGGGAAAGATTTTGGGGCAGGTAGGATGTTGAGAATCGACATGACGATGGGAACGTAGCAGATAACCCAGGCCGGTAACTGGGCTTCTGGTATGAACATTGTTAGTGGGAGTATGATGCAGAATAGTGTGAATGAATAGAAGGGAAGTATCAGTTTTCGTAGGAGAAAGAATAGGAATATCAAGTTTGCTTTCTTCCATGCCGATATCTGCAGAAACAacaaaaaacattaaaaaaaatgaagtgttcaGTGAAAGTTTTGAACTTGTGCAGTTTCTTGAGAAGGGATGGATGGATGGAAACCTTTGAAGTTAAGATTGCGGGAATGCATAATCTGAAGAGATGCATCGGGCCCGAATGCCACCGGTGCTGCTGCTTCTTGTAGGCTTCGTATGATTCGGGTAACTCGCAAAGCACTCTAACATCATTGAGGAAGATGAATTTCCATCCGTGTAAGTGGGCTCGAACGGCTATGTCCATGTCCTCCACCGTTGTTCTTTCGAGCCATCCGCCTGAATCCTCCAGGGCCTTAATCCTCCAAACACCGGCAGTCCCATTAAAACCAAAGAAGTTGAGAAAAACGCTGTTAGCCTGCTGTTCGACCTCGAAATGGAAGCATAAATTGATGTTCTGCAGCCTCGTGAGCAAGTTTTCATCTTTGTTCACAAATGACCAGCGAGCCTGGACAAGGCCTACCTCAGATTTTCCCTGtaataagaagaaaatattcataaaaacaGTAATGGTAACTCAACAGCAACAGGCAGGTTATTAAATCAGAAGTTTCAGATTATTACCTTGAAATGAGGAATAGTTAGTTTGAGGAAATCAGGGTTGGGTTGAAAGTCCGCATCAAAAATGGTAACAAATTCGTAGTTCTTAACATATTCACATGCCATGGCGGATTTAAGGTTGCCGGCTTTATAGCCTGTCCGAATAAATCGGTGCCTGTAAACTATGTTCACTCCTTTCCCCTTCCAAGACGAAACTTCTTCCCTGATCAAATGCTGTAAAAGTTTATCATCTGAATCATCCAACACTTGAACAAGAAACCGATCCTTCGGCCAATCTAATTGGCAAGCAGCGGCAATAGACTGATCAAATACCTTAAATTTCACAAACCCGAAACCGCATTAGCATCAATGGCAAAGTTGAAGGACCATgccagaagaaaatgaagaaaaaacaGAGACGAGAGAAAATGGAGAGTGCCCATTACCTCTTTTTCGTTGCACATAGGAATCTGAACAAGAACCATAGGGAAACTTGCCCCGTCTTCAATGTCGAAAGTCTCACCTTCTATTACGGGTTTCAAATTCCTGAACTTAATCCAGAACCATCCTAAACATTGAACGAGTCGATCCAAGGATTGAATGATGAACAAAACAATGCAAAACTTGGAAATCGTAACAACCAATGGCGCAACATAATCTGCTCTGAATCTCAGCCAAGCCACGTAACACCACTGCACCAGATTCTGTACCTCCAACGGATTCAGCTTACTCAAATCCCATTTGTTGAAATAAGCAAAGGTTTCAACCAAAAGGGCCGCCACCGAAATCGCAAGAAACACTTTTATAAACCTGTACAATCTCCTTCCCCTGTACCTCGGGTCCTCTTCGTTCGGATCCGATGAAGCAATGCGCTTCTTGATCGACCCGAAAACAGAACACAAGCCCACTGCCAACCACGGAATGCAAGCCAAAGCTCTGTTCGCTTTCAAGAAAAGAACCCAAGTGAACTGCTTCGGGCTCGCACTCTTCTGCTTCTCCTTGAATATAGATTCAGCAGCAGCGTCATTCAGCTCTATCAAGGAAATGTTCTCAGGCTTCTCCAGTGTAACGACCACAGAACCCGGCGACATTGGAAACGTGGAACTGGAAACCCAATAGCAAGAATGCGAGAGAATGGAACAAGAAACGAAAATCTTGGGAAATGAAACAAAGAATCCACCTAAAAGTTTTCAGCTGCGAGATTCACAAAATGTCGCGTCATGATTTTCTTGATATGGAAACACTGAAACACATACATAGCTGTACTATTTGTAGTTATTATGTAAAATAAAACTGTTTTTTTCACTGAAATCTGGATCTCAAAACAGAAAAGAAAAATGGCACAGATTCCAGAAATTCAGTTCGAACTTAGCAATCAAATCCCAAGTCAAACCAGAAACACACACAGAGATAGAGAATAAGTTGTTGCATATGTAATAAATATGCAATCTCAAATAATGCAAATTACAGGTTCCTGTGTCCCAAGGAAGAAGGCTCACgccaaattaaattattcattaGATTTTAATCCACCAATCTTTAATATGTAACACAATTTTAAGACATTAAAAAACacaccaacttctctttctaaCTTTTTAATTGCTTTGAACTTCttatattcaaaatttaaattattttaatgtataATAAAATGACAGTTGTTGGATTAAAAAATGTGAATGGAAAGAAGGTTTATATAAAGAATTGCGTGTTATATAAAACTGGCAAGAGTGACCATTCAAAGTGTCGGTGTGAGAGAAGATGCAGTAAATGAGGAACTAAATTACACCCAATATCGTCTGCATGTGATCAATCATCCCACCCCTCATAAAAAGCTTCTTGTCTGGTTTGAacgttttttaaattttttgtcacgttatattttaatttatggttTTAGTCtactaatttatattttttactttaatattttaaatcagaGTGATGATATGAGATTGAAACTGATGACTTGACATCGAATATCGATGATATGTTCTATATCATGTCAGCACTCAAGTAAAAAAGTCGAAGATTGATATTTAACTAACTAAATCGTAAATTGACCGATAACAAAACCAAAAATTAAAAACTAACAGATTAGTTACATTATacaaaaggcaaaaacttgtgtgagacggtctcacatgtcgtattttgtgagacgtatctcttatttgggtcatccatgaaaaagtattattttttatgctaagagtattactttttattgtgaatattggtatggttgatccgtctcacagataaaaattcatgagaccgtctcacaagaaacctactctatACAAAATGTAATTTGATCAGTACAATTTGTATGTGATACCAAATGTGAATAAATTATGTTTCACTACAAAATTAGCTAATCAAATTACAGAAACAGTCGATCCCTGGGACactaacaaaatattaaaaaaataaaataaaaataattgtttatttcttttatttatatagCTCACAAATTTCATCTATTGACATTTAATTTAGACTTAAACAATTGATCACAAATGAAAGGTGAGACAAGTAGCATTTTTGATTGAGGATCCTTATAAATGGAGAGAATTACGTTAATACGCTTTACTTCTAaagataattaattttttaatttttttccaacACATGAATTAACAAGTTTTCCTTGGGTGTGATAATGTCGTTTTAAGGTGGATAATCGTAATTTTTATCATAATATCAATTATTCAGTTAAAAATAGTTGAATTATAATAGTGAAACTGTGAAAAGTTGTTCGCTTTCAATCAAAATAGCAGTTTCAAATCAAACATGAAATTACTTTTATGCTTGAAGGGTAAATTTGTAATTTGCTAAttaataataatcttttgaCCTTTAATCAATCAAGTCAAACACATGATTATTTATCTCTAATCATTTATTAAAATCGACATTAGAATATAAAATTTGTCgttttgtcaaaataaatactctatttacaaatatatatatatatatatattttttaaaggaAAGAACAACAAAAAAGATGCAATTATGAAGAGCAACGTGTCTAATGAAAGCTAAGTAATAAGTATTTATAGAGCAACGGAATCTGATTCTATTAAGATGCCGACGTTGACCTTTGAAAATCAACGTAGTCATAAACACACACGTCTGTATATAATCacagcaatatatatatatatatatatatacatacatacatatatatatatattcgtgGCCGGTGATAAAAGTCAGTTAAGCTTATTTTACGAATATTAAGGCATTtagtttttgaaattaattATCGCAATTTCCTT
The sequence above is a segment of the Primulina tabacum isolate GXHZ01 chromosome 6, ASM2559414v2, whole genome shotgun sequence genome. Coding sequences within it:
- the LOC142549824 gene encoding xyloglucan glycosyltransferase 4-like; this translates as MSPGSVVVTLEKPENISLIELNDAAAESIFKEKQKSASPKQFTWVLFLKANRALACIPWLAVGLCSVFGSIKKRIASSDPNEEDPRYRGRRLYRFIKVFLAISVAALLVETFAYFNKWDLSKLNPLEVQNLVQWCYVAWLRFRADYVAPLVVTISKFCIVLFIIQSLDRLVQCLGWFWIKFRNLKPVIEGETFDIEDGASFPMVLVQIPMCNEKEVFDQSIAAACQLDWPKDRFLVQVLDDSDDKLLQHLIREEVSSWKGKGVNIVYRHRFIRTGYKAGNLKSAMACEYVKNYEFVTIFDADFQPNPDFLKLTIPHFKGKSEVGLVQARWSFVNKDENLLTRLQNINLCFHFEVEQQANSVFLNFFGFNGTAGVWRIKALEDSGGWLERTTVEDMDIAVRAHLHGWKFIFLNDVRVLCELPESYEAYKKQQHRWHSGPMHLFRLCIPAILTSKISAWKKANLIFLFFLLRKLILPFYSFTLFCIILPLTMFIPEAQLPAWVICYVPIVMSILNILPAPKSFPFIIPYLLFENTMSVTKFNAMVSGLFQLGSAYEWVVTKKTGRASESDLLSLAEMETKTLHEEKLQRKLSESGIEMLEKYNEQKDQKSAPAPKKNRIYRKELALAFLLLTAATRSLLSAHGVHFYYLLFQGLSFLVMGLDLIGEQVS